The DNA window TTATTCTtctttgtagtaaaagaaggaATAGTATAGGATGAAAATTTTGCGATGGATAAAGACTGAAAAGAAATGAGAATTTTTTGAGTGAAAAATTTATTGTTCACCGAAAGTAACAAGGAATAATTGGCGTCAACTTTCTCAACAAGCACAGAATAAAGTTACAAATCATAGAATAAATCAAGCACATCAATCTAAACTCATTAGTTTAGTCTTTGAAATCGCAAAGAAAAGATGAACTGCTGCAAGCCAACGAAATCTAAATCTCACAAAAACGCATCACTACCAGAACCACCCCCACCCACTCAAGTTCAACAACCTTCAAACCAAGAAACATTAATCCCACAAAACAACAGTGTTAACGTAAGGCACGATGTAATTCTGAGAATCCCAGAATGCAGGGTTCATCTCATGGACGAAGGAGAAGCCGTGGAGCTCGGCGCAGGCGACTTTGAGCTCCAACGAATAACCGATGGCAACGTGGCAATCGCCACCGCTGTGAAGGTCGGGGAGGAGCTGCAGTGGCCGCTGACCATGGACGAGCCGGTGGTGAAGCTGGACGAGAAGCACTACCTCTTCTCGCTGCCCATGAACGACGGCACGCCACTCAGCTACGGCGTGGCGTTTGCCAGCGGCGGTTTGGaggagttggatgcgtttctgAGGGAGAATTGCTCGTTCACGGCgtcgaagaagaagagagatagTGATATCGATTGGAAGGAGTTTGCGCCGGCAGTGGATAACTATAATAGTTTCTTGGCAAAGGCTATAGCTGGTGGCACTGGACAAATTGTTAGGGGCATCTTCAAGTGCAGCAATGCCTATACTAACAAGGTAACCTTCAATCCAAAATTGATGCATGATGAAGATCCAAGGAAAAAGGGAGATTAAAACTTGATGATTCTATTTTGTTTATGAAAACAATGGTTGGTTGACAGGTGCAGAAAGGAGGGGAAACAATCCTGATTCACGCAGTCGAGGAGAAGAAGAATATAGTAGCACCGAACAAAATTCAGAGCAATGGAGCAAAGAAAAGCAAAGGCTCCCTGAATAAGAGCTTGAAACGGTATGTATCCTTTGCACAAGAGTGTATGAAAAGGAAAATTTATATGAAATGTATGTATAACATGGCAGGGCGAGGAAACTGTCAAAGATGACACAGAAATTAAGCAAAAGTGTGCTTAACGTAGTTGAGAGTGGTACTGGTGCAGTAATGACGCCAATTGTTCAATCCCGGCCGGGGAAGGCCTTCTTGAACATGATGCCGGGAGAGGTGCTCTTGGCTTCCCTTGATGCACTTAGTAAGTTCATTCCTAGTTTCTTTGTATTTATTTGCTACTACCAATTCCAATGAGTTTGTGATCATATATTGTCAATGCACAGACAAAATAATAGACGCAGCTGAGGCTGCTGAAAAGCAAACAATGGTAGCAACCTCGGGTGCAGTTAAAACAGCCGTTACTAATAGGTAAGCCAATGCTAGCTTAGTATGGAATTCCAGATCTTCTATTCTCAACTGTGTTTACGACAAAATAGGTATGGGGAGAGCGCTGGAGAGGCGACAGAGCACGCGTTAGCAACTGCAGGGCATTGTGTGGGCACTGCTTGGAATGTATTCAAGATAAGGAAAGCCATCAACCCTGCCACCGCTGCAACGTCAAGAG is part of the Salvia splendens isolate huo1 chromosome 6, SspV2, whole genome shotgun sequence genome and encodes:
- the LOC121808284 gene encoding senescence/dehydration-associated protein At4g35985, chloroplastic-like, whose protein sequence is MNCCKPTKSKSHKNASLPEPPPPTQVQQPSNQETLIPQNNSVNVRHDVILRIPECRVHLMDEGEAVELGAGDFELQRITDGNVAIATAVKVGEELQWPLTMDEPVVKLDEKHYLFSLPMNDGTPLSYGVAFASGGLEELDAFLRENCSFTASKKKRDSDIDWKEFAPAVDNYNSFLAKAIAGGTGQIVRGIFKCSNAYTNKVQKGGETILIHAVEEKKNIVAPNKIQSNGAKKSKGSLNKSLKRARKLSKMTQKLSKSVLNVVESGTGAVMTPIVQSRPGKAFLNMMPGEVLLASLDALNKIIDAAEAAEKQTMVATSGAVKTAVTNRYGESAGEATEHALATAGHCVGTAWNVFKIRKAINPATAATSRGVLKKAGKSMME